In Comamonadaceae bacterium OS-1, a single window of DNA contains:
- the algU gene encoding rNA polymerase sigma-H factor: MTALPPPPLTTPATATDSDLMLVERTVAGDQRAYGLLVVKYQRRIQRLIGRMVRDVDLVEDIAQETFIRAYRALPKFRGDAQFYTWLYRIAINTAKKTLMDFKRDPTVSEAAMRPSDDEDETYFRKNEPTSPDTPDTVLAAKQISNAVNVALEALPEDLRQAVTLREIEGMSYEDIAEMMQCPIGTVRSRIFRAREAISARVKPLLENQSGKRW; the protein is encoded by the coding sequence ATGACTGCACTACCTCCCCCCCCATTGACCACCCCGGCCACGGCCACCGATAGCGACCTGATGCTGGTCGAACGCACGGTGGCGGGCGACCAGCGGGCGTACGGGCTGCTGGTGGTCAAGTACCAGCGTCGCATCCAGCGCCTGATTGGCCGCATGGTGCGCGACGTGGACCTGGTGGAAGACATTGCCCAGGAAACCTTCATCCGTGCCTACCGCGCCCTGCCCAAATTCCGGGGCGATGCGCAGTTCTACACCTGGCTGTACCGCATCGCCATCAATACCGCCAAGAAGACTTTGATGGATTTCAAGCGCGATCCCACCGTGTCAGAGGCCGCGATGCGACCTTCTGATGACGAGGATGAAACTTACTTCCGAAAGAATGAACCAACCAGTCCTGACACCCCGGACACGGTGCTGGCGGCCAAGCAAATATCGAACGCCGTCAACGTGGCCCTGGAGGCTTTGCCGGAGGATTTGCGCCAGGCCGTGACTTTGCGTGAGATCGAAGGCATGAGCTACGAGGACATTGCAGAAATGATGCAGTGCCCGATTGGCACGGTGCGGTCGCGCATTTTCCGGGCCCGGGAGGCGATTTCGGCGCGGGTGAAGCCGCTGCTGGAAAACCAGTCTGGCAAGCGCTGGTGA
- the acpP_1 gene encoding acyl carrier protein, which produces MSDIEARVKKIIAEQLGVEEAQVTNEKSFVADLGADSLDTVELVMALEDEFGIEIPDEDAEKITTVQNAIDYATSHPKG; this is translated from the coding sequence ATGAGCGATATCGAAGCACGCGTTAAAAAAATCATTGCCGAACAACTGGGTGTGGAAGAAGCCCAAGTCACCAACGAAAAGTCATTCGTGGCCGATCTGGGCGCTGACTCGTTGGACACTGTCGAACTGGTGATGGCACTGGAAGATGAGTTTGGCATCGAAATCCCGGACGAAGATGCCGAGAAGATCACCACCGTGCAAAACGCGATCGACTACGCGACCAGCCACCCCAAGGGCTAA
- the fabH gene encoding 3-oxoacyl-[acyl-carrier-protein] synthase 3 has protein sequence MTSPYSRITGTGSYLPPRRLTNADLVAELAAKGVETSDDWIVERTGIRARHFADADATCSDLAVHAARQALEAAGVQAQDIDLIIVATSTPDMVFPSAACIVQNKLGIHGCPAFDVQAVCSGFVYALTVADAMVRTGTARKALVIGAEVFSRILDFSDRTTCVLFGDGAGAVVLEASDTPGILASDLHADGKHVGILCVPGQVSGGSVVGSAMLTMDGPAVFKLAVGVLEQAARAALDKAGKTHDDIDWLIPHQANIRIMQGTAKRLKMSMDKVIVTVDQHGNTSAASIPLALDAGVRSGQIKKGQTLMLEGVGGGFTWGAVLLNL, from the coding sequence ATGACGAGTCCTTATTCCCGCATCACCGGCACCGGTAGCTACCTCCCCCCCCGTCGATTGACCAACGCCGATCTGGTGGCCGAACTGGCTGCCAAAGGCGTGGAAACCTCGGACGACTGGATCGTCGAGCGCACCGGCATCCGGGCCCGCCACTTCGCCGATGCCGACGCCACCTGCAGCGACCTCGCGGTGCATGCCGCCCGGCAGGCGCTGGAGGCCGCCGGTGTCCAGGCCCAGGACATCGACCTGATCATCGTCGCCACGTCCACGCCGGACATGGTGTTCCCCTCGGCCGCCTGCATCGTGCAAAACAAGCTGGGTATCCACGGCTGCCCGGCGTTTGACGTACAGGCCGTGTGCAGCGGTTTTGTCTACGCCCTGACGGTGGCCGATGCGATGGTTCGCACCGGCACCGCCCGCAAGGCCCTGGTGATCGGGGCCGAGGTGTTCTCGCGCATTCTCGATTTTTCCGACCGCACCACCTGCGTGCTGTTTGGCGACGGCGCGGGTGCGGTAGTGCTGGAGGCCTCGGACACACCGGGCATTCTGGCCAGCGACCTGCATGCCGATGGCAAACACGTGGGTATTTTGTGCGTGCCCGGCCAGGTGTCGGGTGGCTCGGTGGTGGGCAGTGCCATGCTGACCATGGACGGCCCGGCCGTATTCAAGCTGGCAGTGGGCGTGCTGGAACAAGCCGCCCGCGCAGCTTTGGACAAGGCGGGCAAAACCCATGACGACATCGACTGGTTGATTCCGCACCAGGCCAATATCCGCATCATGCAGGGAACGGCCAAGCGGCTGAAGATGTCCATGGACAAGGTCATCGTGACCGTGGACCAGCACGGCAATACCTCGGCGGCGTCGATTCCTTTGGCGCTGGACGCAGGTGTGCGCAGCGGCCAAATCAAAAAGGGCCAGACCCTCATGCTCGAAGGCGTGGGTGGCGGGTTTACCTGGGGTGCGGTGCTGCTTAATTTGTAG
- the fabG_2 gene encoding 3-oxoacyl-[acyl-carrier-protein] reductase FabG, whose amino-acid sequence MSAAEFAGQVALVTGASRGIGAAIALELAQRGLKVIGTATSDAGAAAISQALAAFPGCSGKKLNVNDLAEAEAVIDSITKEWGGLQVLVNNAGITRDTLAMRMKDSDWDDVLDTNLKAVFRMSRAVMRTMMKQRYGRIISITSVVGASGNPGQANYAAAKAGVAGMTRALARELGSRNITVNCVAPGFINTDMTASLPEEQHKALLAQIPLGQLGLPADVAHAVAYLASPQAGYVTGQELHVNGGMYM is encoded by the coding sequence ATGAGCGCCGCTGAATTTGCAGGCCAGGTGGCCTTGGTCACAGGCGCTTCGCGTGGCATCGGTGCCGCCATCGCCCTGGAATTGGCCCAGCGCGGCCTCAAAGTGATTGGCACTGCCACCAGCGATGCTGGCGCGGCGGCGATCAGCCAGGCGCTGGCCGCCTTTCCCGGTTGCAGCGGCAAGAAGCTCAATGTCAATGATCTGGCCGAGGCCGAGGCCGTCATCGACAGCATCACCAAGGAATGGGGCGGTCTGCAGGTGCTGGTGAACAACGCGGGCATCACCCGCGACACCCTGGCCATGCGCATGAAAGACAGCGACTGGGACGACGTGCTCGACACCAACCTGAAAGCCGTGTTCCGCATGAGCCGCGCGGTGATGCGCACCATGATGAAACAGCGCTACGGTCGCATCATCAGCATCACTTCGGTAGTGGGGGCCTCGGGCAACCCGGGCCAGGCCAATTACGCCGCAGCCAAAGCCGGTGTGGCGGGCATGACGCGGGCCCTGGCGCGCGAGCTGGGTTCTCGCAACATCACGGTCAACTGCGTGGCACCTGGCTTTATCAACACCGACATGACCGCCAGCCTGCCCGAAGAGCAGCACAAAGCCCTGTTGGCGCAAATTCCACTGGGCCAACTGGGCCTGCCCGCCGATGTGGCGCATGCGGTGGCCTATCTGGCATCGCCCCAGGCAGGCTACGTGACGGGGCAGGAGCTGCACGTCAACGGCGGCATGTACATGTAG
- the fabF_1 gene encoding 3-oxoacyl-[acyl-carrier-protein] synthase 2 translates to MADAWSALLAGQSGIDLIKSFDASPFSCKFGGEVKGFDINALIPEKEARHMDRFIHLGLAAAIEAVADSGLATGDALDEEEATRIGCNIGSGIGGLPMIEETHAEYVNRGARRISPFFVPASIINMISGHVSIKFGFKGPNIAIATACTTGLHAIGQSARMIEYGDCDVMIAGGAESTMSPLGLGGFAAARALSTRNDDPATASRPWDKDRDGFVLGEGAGVLVIEEYEHAKARGAKIYAEIVGFGLSGDGYHMTAPNVDGPRRSMQMALKNAGVNPDQVHYLNAHGTSTPLGDANETNAIKLAFGDHAKKLVVNSTKSMTGHLLGGAGGIESVFTVLALHHQKSPPTINIFNQDPECDLDFCANTARDMQIDVAVKNNFGFGGTNGTLVFKRV, encoded by the coding sequence GTGGCCGATGCATGGTCGGCTTTATTGGCCGGTCAGTCGGGTATTGACCTGATCAAGTCGTTTGATGCCAGCCCCTTCTCATGCAAGTTTGGTGGCGAAGTCAAAGGCTTTGACATCAATGCCCTGATCCCTGAGAAAGAAGCGCGCCACATGGACCGCTTCATCCACCTCGGGCTGGCGGCGGCGATTGAAGCGGTGGCCGACTCCGGTCTGGCCACTGGCGACGCACTGGACGAAGAAGAAGCCACGCGCATTGGCTGCAACATCGGCTCCGGCATTGGCGGCCTGCCGATGATCGAAGAGACGCATGCCGAGTACGTGAACCGCGGCGCGCGGCGCATTTCCCCATTTTTTGTACCGGCCTCGATCATCAACATGATCTCGGGCCACGTGTCGATCAAGTTTGGCTTCAAGGGCCCGAACATTGCCATCGCCACCGCCTGCACCACCGGCCTGCATGCCATTGGCCAGTCGGCACGCATGATCGAGTACGGTGACTGCGACGTGATGATTGCCGGCGGTGCCGAATCCACCATGTCGCCACTGGGCCTGGGCGGCTTTGCTGCGGCCCGTGCCCTGAGCACCCGTAACGACGACCCCGCCACCGCCTCCCGCCCCTGGGACAAAGACCGCGACGGTTTTGTGCTGGGCGAGGGCGCAGGCGTGCTGGTGATCGAAGAATACGAGCACGCCAAGGCCCGCGGCGCCAAGATCTACGCCGAAATCGTCGGCTTTGGCCTGAGCGGCGACGGCTACCACATGACGGCCCCTAACGTGGACGGCCCCCGCCGCTCCATGCAGATGGCCTTGAAGAACGCCGGTGTCAACCCTGACCAGGTCCACTACCTGAACGCCCACGGCACCTCCACGCCACTGGGCGATGCGAACGAAACCAATGCCATCAAACTGGCGTTTGGCGACCATGCCAAGAAACTGGTGGTCAATTCCACCAAGTCCATGACCGGCCATCTGCTGGGCGGCGCGGGCGGCATCGAAAGCGTCTTCACCGTGCTGGCCTTGCACCACCAAAAGAGCCCGCCCACCATCAACATCTTCAACCAGGACCCGGAATGCGACCTGGACTTCTGTGCCAACACGGCCCGGGACATGCAGATCGACGTGGCGGTGAAGAACAACTTTGGCTTCGGTGGCACCAACGGCACCCTGGTGTTCAAGCGCGTCTAA
- the era gene encoding GTPase Era codes for MTASQNPESLPDSVPESADTPEDALSSLEGMLAGLKKVAPGGDTTGQRCGLVAIVGKPNVGKSTLLNAVVGQKISITSRKAQTTRHRITGIRTRENTQFVFVDTPGFQTHHNNALNRSLNKTVLGAVGDVDLILFVVEAGSFTLADAKVLSLLKQDIPVLLIANKLDNVHRRAEIAPWLQTMQERHKFAEFVPMSAKNAKDIERLFAICAKYLPEQGWWYAEDELTDRSEKFQAAETVREKLFRLTGDELPYTSTVIIDKFEEEPPARKGQKRLLKIAATIVVERDGHKAMVIGDKGERIKRIGMETRVELEKLMDAKVFIEVWVKVRSGWADDEARVRSFGYGD; via the coding sequence ATGACCGCAAGCCAAAACCCCGAATCCCTTCCCGATTCCGTTCCCGAATCCGCTGACACCCCGGAAGATGCCCTGTCCTCGCTGGAAGGCATGCTGGCTGGGCTGAAAAAAGTGGCCCCCGGTGGCGACACCACGGGCCAGCGCTGCGGCCTGGTGGCCATCGTCGGCAAGCCCAACGTGGGCAAATCCACACTGCTCAACGCCGTGGTGGGCCAGAAGATCAGCATCACCTCGCGCAAGGCTCAAACTACGCGCCACCGCATCACCGGCATCCGCACCCGCGAAAACACCCAGTTTGTGTTTGTGGACACCCCGGGCTTCCAGACCCACCACAACAACGCGCTGAACCGCTCGCTGAACAAAACCGTGCTGGGCGCGGTGGGCGATGTGGACCTGATCCTGTTTGTGGTGGAAGCCGGTAGCTTCACCCTGGCCGATGCCAAGGTGCTGTCGCTGCTCAAGCAAGACATCCCCGTGCTGCTGATCGCCAACAAGCTGGACAACGTGCACCGCCGGGCCGAAATCGCCCCCTGGCTGCAAACCATGCAAGAGCGCCACAAGTTCGCCGAATTTGTGCCCATGTCGGCCAAGAACGCCAAGGACATCGAGCGCCTGTTCGCCATCTGCGCCAAGTACCTGCCCGAGCAGGGCTGGTGGTATGCCGAGGATGAGCTCACCGATCGCAGCGAGAAGTTCCAGGCGGCCGAAACCGTGCGCGAAAAGCTGTTCCGCCTGACCGGCGACGAGCTGCCCTACACCTCCACCGTCATCATCGACAAGTTCGAAGAAGAGCCGCCCGCCCGCAAAGGCCAGAAGCGCCTGCTGAAAATCGCTGCCACCATCGTGGTCGAGCGCGATGGCCACAAGGCCATGGTGATCGGCGACAAGGGCGAGCGCATCAAGCGCATCGGCATGGAAACCCGTGTCGAGCTCGAAAAGCTCATGGATGCCAAGGTGTTCATCGAGGTGTGGGTCAAGGTCCGCTCCGGCTGGGCGGATGACGAGGCCCGCGTGCGCTCTTTCGGCTACGGCGACTGA
- the lepB gene encoding signal peptidase I, whose amino-acid sequence MQVLTAMVLAAFVAYGGAWYMGMLEGNFALLLFLATLVTGLYWLAERFYFLPRRQQAVVALEQSAAQRLAELNKMGITQVDTVSPDTKVRMLQQPWWLDWTAGLFPVILAVFLLRSFLFEPFKIPSGSMIPTLLVGDLILVNKFHYGVRLPVLNTKITEGTAPQRGDVMVFRYPPKPSLDYIKRVVGVPGDEVAYINKRLTINGKPLDTKAIPDFFDEDQMRYFKQFEETLGDQPHRLLNDESRPAFVQGADDFAFRQNCQYSVEGVVCKVPEGQYFMMGDNRDNSLDSRYWGFVPDKNIVGKAFFVWMNFGNIKRIGAFH is encoded by the coding sequence ATGCAAGTTCTGACGGCGATGGTTCTGGCGGCTTTTGTCGCCTATGGTGGGGCTTGGTACATGGGCATGCTGGAGGGCAACTTTGCCTTGCTGCTGTTTCTGGCCACCCTGGTGACCGGTTTGTACTGGCTGGCCGAGCGGTTTTACTTTTTGCCGCGCCGCCAGCAGGCGGTGGTGGCGTTGGAACAGTCGGCGGCCCAGCGGCTGGCCGAACTGAACAAAATGGGCATCACCCAGGTAGACACCGTGTCGCCCGACACCAAGGTGCGAATGTTGCAACAGCCCTGGTGGCTGGACTGGACTGCGGGCCTGTTTCCGGTGATTCTGGCGGTGTTCTTGTTGCGCTCGTTTCTGTTTGAGCCATTCAAAATCCCGTCGGGCTCGATGATTCCCACGCTGTTGGTGGGCGACCTGATTTTGGTCAATAAATTCCACTACGGCGTGCGCTTGCCGGTGCTCAACACCAAGATCACCGAGGGCACAGCACCCCAGCGCGGCGATGTGATGGTGTTTCGCTACCCACCCAAGCCCAGCCTGGACTACATCAAGCGGGTGGTGGGCGTGCCGGGTGACGAGGTGGCCTACATCAACAAGCGCTTGACCATCAATGGCAAGCCGCTGGACACCAAGGCGATCCCTGACTTCTTTGACGAAGACCAGATGCGCTACTTCAAGCAGTTTGAAGAAACCCTGGGCGACCAACCGCACCGTCTGCTCAATGACGAGAGCCGCCCCGCTTTTGTGCAGGGCGCGGACGACTTCGCGTTTCGGCAAAACTGCCAGTACAGCGTCGAAGGTGTGGTTTGCAAAGTCCCGGAAGGCCAGTATTTCATGATGGGCGACAACCGCGACAACTCGCTCGATTCACGCTACTGGGGCTTTGTGCCCGACAAAAACATCGTCGGCAAGGCCTTCTTTGTGTGGATGAATTTTGGCAACATCAAGCGCATCGGTGCGTTCCACTAG
- the rnc gene encoding ribonuclease 3 has translation MNDGLLALQQRLQHVFSDGKLLVRATTHRSFSSDHNERLEFLGDSVLNLSVAGLLYTRLKDLPEGDLSRVRANMVKQDTLHQLAVVLDLPSVLRLGEGEARSGGQKRPSILADALEAVIGAVYLDAGYDAAEALVHRLFEAVEINPQMQAIGKDPKTELQEWLQGRKMKVPAYRVVSTLGAAHRQTFDVECEIVELGQTERGIGGSRRAGEQAAAAAMLVKLQSKAVAVKASK, from the coding sequence GTGAACGATGGCCTTTTAGCGCTGCAGCAACGGCTGCAGCATGTTTTTTCCGATGGCAAATTGCTGGTGCGTGCCACCACCCACCGCAGCTTCTCAAGCGACCACAACGAGCGGCTCGAATTCCTGGGCGACTCGGTCTTGAACCTGTCGGTGGCCGGCCTGCTCTACACCCGGCTCAAAGACCTGCCCGAGGGCGATCTCTCCCGCGTGCGCGCCAACATGGTCAAGCAAGACACCTTGCACCAACTGGCGGTGGTGCTGGATTTGCCCAGCGTGCTGCGCCTGGGTGAGGGCGAGGCCCGCTCTGGCGGCCAAAAACGCCCGTCCATCCTGGCTGATGCTCTGGAAGCCGTGATCGGTGCGGTGTACCTGGATGCCGGGTACGACGCTGCCGAGGCCCTGGTACACCGCCTGTTCGAGGCGGTGGAAATCAATCCCCAGATGCAGGCCATCGGCAAAGACCCGAAGACCGAGTTGCAGGAGTGGCTGCAGGGCCGCAAAATGAAAGTACCCGCCTACCGCGTGGTCAGCACCTTGGGGGCTGCCCACCGGCAAACCTTCGATGTGGAATGTGAAATTGTTGAGCTCGGCCAAACCGAGCGCGGCATTGGCGGCTCGCGCCGCGCTGGTGAACAGGCTGCGGCGGCTGCCATGCTGGTCAAACTTCAATCCAAAGCCGTCGCCGTGAAAGCCTCCAAATGA
- the fabD_1 gene encoding malonyl CoA-acyl carrier protein transacylase, producing the protein MNHFAFIFPGQGSQSVGMLDAWGDHPVVRQTLQEASDALGEDVALLIKDGPKEALALTTNTQPVMLVAAVAAYRTWMAETGAAPAVVAGHSLGEYSALVASGVLTLAQAAPLVRFRAQAMQNAVPVGVGAMAAILGLDATKVIAGCADVTSAMRALGSEFSAEVVEAVNFNDPGQTVIAGSKAAVEKACEVLKASGAKRALPLPVSAPFHSSLMQPAAMQLREKLAQTVFAAPQIPVVNNIDVAVESDADRIRDALVRQAFGPVRWVECVAAIKARGVTTLVECGPGKVLAGMVKRIDAGLVGLPLFDPASMAEVQSQLLGAAE; encoded by the coding sequence ATGAACCATTTCGCTTTTATCTTTCCCGGCCAGGGTTCCCAGTCCGTCGGCATGCTGGATGCCTGGGGCGACCATCCCGTGGTGCGCCAGACCCTGCAAGAAGCCTCCGATGCGTTGGGCGAAGACGTGGCCCTGCTGATCAAGGACGGCCCCAAGGAAGCCCTGGCCCTGACCACCAACACCCAGCCGGTGATGCTGGTGGCCGCGGTCGCCGCCTACCGCACCTGGATGGCCGAGACCGGTGCCGCGCCTGCCGTGGTGGCCGGCCATTCGCTGGGTGAATATTCGGCGCTGGTGGCTTCCGGTGTGCTGACGCTGGCGCAGGCCGCGCCGCTGGTGCGCTTTCGGGCCCAGGCCATGCAGAACGCCGTGCCGGTGGGCGTGGGTGCCATGGCCGCCATCCTGGGGCTGGATGCTACTAAAGTGATAGCTGGTTGCGCCGATGTGACAAGCGCCATGCGTGCTTTGGGCTCAGAATTTTCTGCCGAGGTGGTGGAGGCAGTGAACTTCAATGACCCCGGCCAGACCGTGATCGCAGGCAGCAAGGCCGCGGTGGAAAAAGCCTGCGAAGTCCTCAAGGCCAGTGGTGCCAAGCGCGCTCTGCCTTTGCCCGTGTCGGCCCCGTTCCATTCCAGTCTGATGCAGCCCGCGGCCATGCAACTGCGCGAGAAGCTGGCGCAGACCGTGTTTGCCGCGCCGCAAATTCCGGTGGTCAACAATATCGATGTGGCGGTGGAATCTGATGCCGACCGCATCCGCGATGCCCTGGTGCGCCAGGCTTTTGGCCCGGTGCGCTGGGTCGAGTGCGTGGCCGCCATCAAGGCCCGCGGTGTGACCACCCTGGTCGAATGCGGCCCTGGCAAGGTGCTGGCCGGTATGGTCAAGCGCATCGACGCGGGCCTGGTCGGTCTGCCTTTGTTCGACCCCGCCAGCATGGCCGAGGTCCAGTCCCAACTACTAGGAGCCGCCGAATGA
- the mucB gene encoding sigma factor AlgU regulatory protein MucB, with amino-acid sequence MPMNTRQGLLLVALWAALLPMAHAAPPTPSEPTSASTAAVPERTVSEWLMRMHEASGKRAYIGTFVVSYGAGSLSSARIWHVCDGAQQMERVESLTGAPRSTFRHNDQVITFMPDTKVAVAEKRESLGLFPNLLEAGDFAIPAFYAAKQVGSERVAGFDADMVLLKPKDRLRYGYRIWSEKKTGLVVKLQTLDVDGQVLEQAAFSELQLDAPVKMDTLGQMMANTAGYRVETSYMRKTTALSEGWVLKNGVAGFKPMSCFRRSVGSAPGGSSDGTVQWVFSDGLASVSLFVEAYEPQRHLQEGVMSVGATQSLTRRMGAWWLTAVGEVPLVTLKAFGQGLERVK; translated from the coding sequence ATGCCCATGAACACCCGCCAAGGATTGCTGCTGGTCGCGCTGTGGGCGGCTCTGCTGCCCATGGCGCATGCTGCGCCGCCTACGCCCTCCGAGCCCACCTCCGCCTCTACGGCTGCCGTGCCCGAGCGCACCGTCAGCGAATGGCTGATGCGCATGCACGAGGCTTCGGGCAAGCGCGCCTACATTGGCACTTTTGTGGTGTCGTACGGTGCAGGCAGCCTGTCCAGCGCCCGGATCTGGCATGTCTGCGACGGTGCGCAGCAGATGGAGCGGGTCGAGTCCCTGACCGGCGCGCCACGTTCCACCTTCCGCCACAACGACCAGGTCATCACCTTCATGCCCGACACCAAGGTGGCGGTGGCCGAAAAACGCGAATCCCTGGGCCTGTTCCCCAATTTGCTGGAGGCGGGCGACTTTGCCATCCCCGCGTTTTATGCCGCCAAGCAGGTGGGCAGCGAGCGGGTGGCGGGTTTCGATGCCGATATGGTGCTGCTCAAGCCCAAAGACCGCCTGCGCTATGGCTACCGCATCTGGAGCGAGAAAAAAACCGGTCTGGTAGTCAAGCTGCAGACGCTGGATGTGGATGGCCAGGTGCTGGAGCAGGCGGCTTTCTCCGAGTTGCAGCTGGATGCGCCCGTGAAGATGGATACCTTGGGCCAGATGATGGCCAACACCGCAGGCTACCGGGTCGAAACCTCGTACATGCGAAAAACCACGGCCTTGTCGGAAGGCTGGGTCTTGAAAAATGGCGTGGCCGGCTTCAAACCTATGAGCTGCTTCCGCCGCTCGGTGGGCAGTGCTCCGGGCGGATCGTCCGACGGTACGGTGCAATGGGTGTTTTCAGACGGGCTGGCTTCGGTGTCGCTGTTTGTCGAAGCGTATGAGCCGCAACGCCACTTGCAGGAAGGCGTGATGTCTGTGGGGGCTACCCAGTCCCTGACCCGCCGCATGGGGGCCTGGTGGCTGACGGCCGTGGGCGAGGTGCCGCTGGTGACCCTGAAGGCCTTTGGCCAAGGGTTGGAGCGGGTGAAGTAG
- the lepA gene encoding elongation factor 4 codes for MKNIRNFSIIAHIDHGKSTLADRLIQRCGGLAEREMEAQVLDSMDIEKERGITIKAQTAALHYKAQDGQIYNLNLIDTPGHVDFSYEVSRSLSACEGALLVVDASQGVEAQTVANCYTALELGVEVVPVLNKMDLPNADPDNAKLEIEDVIGIDATDAIPCSAKTGLGIDEILEAIVAKVPSPKGDPAAPLRAMIIDSWFDPYVGVVMLVRVVDGRLAKGERIRMMASAACYNADNLGVFTPATEVRQSLEAGEVGFIIAGIKELQAAKVGDTVTLDKKLPNNAGPAEEALPGFKEIQPQVFAGLYPTEASEYESLRDALEKLKLNDASLHYEPEVSQALGFGFRCGFLGLLHMEIVQERLEREFDQDLITTAPSVVYQVARSDGTITMVENPSKMPDSSRMEEIREPIVTVHLYMPQDYVGVVMTLANQKRGVQMNMAYKGRQVVLTYEMPLAEIVLDFFDKLKSVSRGYASMDYEFKEYRAADVVKVDILLNSEKVDALSIIVHRSQSQYRGRAVVAKMREIISRQQFDVAIQAAIGSGIIARETIKALRKNVIAKCYGGDISRKRKLLDKQKQGKKRMKQIGSVEVPQEAFLAILQVED; via the coding sequence ATGAAAAACATCAGAAATTTCTCCATCATCGCGCACATCGACCACGGCAAATCAACGCTGGCAGACCGCTTGATCCAACGCTGTGGCGGTCTGGCCGAACGCGAAATGGAAGCCCAGGTGCTGGATTCGATGGACATCGAAAAAGAGCGCGGCATCACGATCAAGGCGCAAACCGCTGCCCTGCACTACAAGGCGCAAGACGGGCAGATCTACAACCTGAATCTGATCGACACCCCGGGCCATGTGGACTTTTCCTACGAGGTCAGCCGCTCGCTGTCGGCCTGCGAAGGCGCGCTGCTGGTGGTCGATGCCAGCCAGGGCGTGGAAGCCCAAACCGTGGCCAATTGCTACACCGCGCTGGAGCTGGGCGTGGAAGTGGTGCCGGTGCTGAACAAGATGGACTTGCCCAACGCCGACCCGGACAACGCCAAGCTGGAAATCGAAGACGTGATCGGCATCGATGCCACCGATGCGATTCCCTGCTCGGCCAAAACCGGCCTGGGCATTGACGAAATTCTGGAAGCCATCGTGGCCAAGGTGCCTTCGCCCAAGGGTGACCCGGCAGCCCCATTGCGCGCCATGATCATCGACAGCTGGTTCGACCCTTATGTGGGCGTGGTGATGCTGGTGCGCGTGGTCGATGGCCGCCTGGCCAAGGGCGAGCGCATCCGCATGATGGCCTCGGCCGCCTGCTACAACGCCGACAACCTGGGGGTGTTCACCCCGGCCACCGAAGTGCGCCAGTCGCTGGAGGCGGGCGAGGTGGGTTTCATCATCGCTGGCATCAAGGAACTGCAAGCCGCCAAGGTGGGCGATACCGTCACCCTGGACAAAAAGCTGCCCAACAACGCCGGCCCGGCCGAAGAGGCCTTGCCCGGTTTCAAGGAAATCCAGCCCCAGGTGTTTGCCGGGCTGTACCCCACAGAAGCCAGCGAATACGAGTCGCTGCGCGATGCGCTCGAAAAGCTCAAGCTCAACGATGCCTCGCTGCACTACGAGCCCGAGGTGTCGCAGGCGCTGGGTTTTGGTTTCCGCTGTGGCTTTTTGGGCTTGCTGCACATGGAAATTGTGCAGGAGCGCCTGGAGCGCGAGTTCGACCAGGACCTGATCACCACCGCCCCCAGCGTGGTCTACCAGGTGGCGCGCTCGGACGGCACCATAACCATGGTGGAAAACCCCTCCAAGATGCCGGATTCCAGCCGCATGGAGGAAATCCGCGAACCCATCGTCACCGTGCACCTGTACATGCCGCAAGACTATGTGGGTGTGGTGATGACCCTGGCCAACCAGAAGCGCGGCGTGCAGATGAACATGGCCTACAAGGGTCGCCAGGTGGTGCTGACGTATGAGATGCCGCTGGCCGAGATCGTGCTGGACTTCTTTGACAAGCTCAAATCGGTGAGCCGGGGTTACGCCTCCATGGACTACGAGTTCAAGGAGTACCGCGCGGCCGACGTAGTCAAGGTGGATATTTTGCTCAACAGCGAAAAGGTCGATGCCTTGTCGATCATCGTGCACCGCAGCCAGTCGCAGTACCGGGGCCGGGCCGTGGTGGCCAAGATGCGCGAGATCATTTCGCGCCAGCAGTTCGACGTGGCCATCCAGGCGGCCATTGGCTCCGGCATTATTGCCCGTGAGACAATCAAAGCGCTGCGCAAGAACGTCATTGCCAAGTGCTATGGCGGCGACATTTCGCGCAAGCGCAAGCTGCTGGACAAGCAAAAACAAGGTAAAAAACGCATGAAGCAAATCGGCTCGGTAGAAGTGCCGCAAGAGGCTTTTCTGGCAATTCTGCAGGTGGAAGATTGA